In the genome of Longimicrobium sp., one region contains:
- a CDS encoding antibiotic biosynthesis monooxygenase, producing the protein MFVFVSHLTVPEADHAELERHFRERARLVDAFPGFLYLQLLRPQAGAATHTFLTAWESRDAFRAYMTSAEHAASHSREPRAIMERTAVRHEAFEVLMDSRALPEWRG; encoded by the coding sequence ATGTTCGTCTTCGTCTCGCACCTCACCGTCCCGGAGGCCGACCACGCCGAGCTGGAGCGGCACTTCCGCGAGAGAGCGCGGCTGGTGGACGCCTTCCCCGGCTTCCTCTACCTGCAGCTCCTGAGGCCCCAGGCGGGCGCCGCCACGCACACCTTCCTGACGGCGTGGGAGAGCCGCGACGCGTTCCGGGCGTACATGACCAGCGCCGAGCACGCCGCTTCCCATTCGCGCGAGCCCCGGGCTATCATGGAGCGCACCGCGGTGCGGCACGAGGCGTTCGAGGTGCTGATGGACTCGCGCGCCCTTCCGGAGTGGCGGGGGTGA
- a CDS encoding SRPBCC family protein gives MKLHLFEATQKLPVPLSILWDFFANPANLEKISPPSLGLEFTSELPERMYAGLLMTYRIRPFLGVALNWVNQITHVEEPYRFVDEQRFGPYRFFHHQHLFRPVEGGVEMRDLVHYAPPGGGAARRLLVGPRLAAIFAYRREALERTFGAWTHD, from the coding sequence ATGAAGCTGCACCTGTTCGAGGCCACGCAGAAGCTCCCGGTGCCGCTGTCGATCCTCTGGGACTTCTTCGCGAACCCGGCCAACCTGGAGAAGATCAGCCCGCCGTCGCTGGGGCTCGAGTTCACCTCGGAGCTGCCGGAGCGGATGTACGCCGGGCTGCTCATGACCTACCGCATCCGCCCGTTCCTCGGCGTGGCGCTGAACTGGGTGAACCAGATCACCCACGTGGAGGAGCCGTACCGCTTCGTCGACGAGCAGCGCTTCGGGCCGTACCGCTTCTTCCACCACCAGCACCTGTTCCGCCCGGTCGAGGGCGGGGTGGAGATGCGCGACCTGGTGCACTACGCCCCCCCCGGCGGCGGCGCCGCGCGGCGGCTGCTGGTGGGGCCGCGCCTCGCCGCGATCTTCGCCTACCGGCGCGAGGCGCTGGAGCGGACGTTCGGAGCCTGGACCCACGACTGA
- a CDS encoding cobalamin-dependent protein (Presence of a B(12) (cobalamin)-binding domain implies dependence on cobalamin itself, in one of its several forms, or in some unusual lineages, dependence on a cobalamin-like analog.), with the protein MTPAEAPAAYLDAVVAGSRRDAFAVVDAALAAGMELRDLYLDVFQPALREVGRLWQENRVTVAEEHLATAITQAAMARLYDRLFARATGEGPLLLAACADAERHEVGLRMICDLLELEGWDTVYLGAAVPVEDLVGMVRGRRPDVVALSASIAPHLPRVREAVRAIRAALPQGGPLIAVGGRAFRQDPELAGWIGADLTADDAAELAELLKERFQR; encoded by the coding sequence GTGACGCCGGCCGAGGCGCCCGCGGCGTACCTGGACGCCGTGGTGGCGGGGAGCCGGCGCGACGCGTTCGCGGTGGTGGACGCGGCGCTCGCGGCGGGGATGGAGCTGCGCGACCTCTACCTGGACGTGTTCCAGCCGGCGCTCCGGGAGGTCGGCCGGCTCTGGCAGGAGAACCGCGTCACCGTGGCGGAGGAGCACCTGGCCACGGCCATCACCCAGGCGGCGATGGCGCGGCTGTACGACCGCCTCTTCGCGCGCGCCACGGGGGAGGGGCCGCTCCTGCTGGCCGCCTGCGCCGACGCCGAGCGGCACGAGGTGGGGCTCCGGATGATCTGCGACCTGCTGGAGCTGGAGGGGTGGGACACGGTCTACCTGGGCGCCGCGGTGCCGGTGGAGGACCTGGTGGGGATGGTGCGCGGGCGCCGCCCCGACGTGGTGGCGCTCTCGGCGTCGATCGCCCCGCACCTGCCCCGGGTGCGCGAGGCGGTGCGGGCGATCCGCGCGGCGCTCCCCCAGGGTGGGCCGCTGATCGCGGTGGGGGGACGGGCGTTCCGGCAGGACCCGGAACTTGCAGGGTGGATCGGGGCGGACCTGACGGCGGACGACGCGGCCGAGCTGGCCGAGCTGCTGAAGGAGCGCTTCCAGCGATGA
- a CDS encoding PrsW family intramembrane metalloprotease produces the protein MFSGPNPFPPAGPGPDFSAAPWPPAPLPPVRHPHPMLTRGAVVCGILSLLIIGSDMGPGAFFMGVALAVIPVPLYVVLALWLDRFEPEPARTLAQTFAWGATVAVFISLVVNISSDAVARGLLGPDLAGFFGAVFSAPLVEEMAKGLALLALFRELKDEFDGVVDGVVYAAMVGLGFAMIENVEYYGAAVEEGVQSGVLTFAVRGMMGPFAHPLFTSMFGIGLGYAREGHGRGSQVWAPLLGFAAAVVMHAVWNLSASFDDGVFFGLYTFVMVPTFVGVLVLIVVSLRREGRIIREHLEHLVDDGLIAPEELECLCRVRRRLRASYLAWRLGGVARWRRRREMHRVASELAFHRWRVRRGLTLGPEADARREAEYLAQLRQLCD, from the coding sequence ATGTTTTCCGGCCCCAACCCCTTCCCACCCGCCGGCCCCGGCCCCGACTTCTCGGCGGCGCCGTGGCCCCCGGCGCCGCTGCCGCCCGTGCGCCACCCGCACCCGATGCTCACGCGCGGGGCGGTGGTGTGCGGGATCCTGAGCCTGCTCATCATCGGCTCCGACATGGGGCCGGGCGCGTTCTTCATGGGGGTGGCGCTGGCGGTGATCCCCGTGCCGCTCTACGTGGTGCTGGCGCTCTGGCTGGACCGCTTCGAGCCCGAGCCGGCGCGCACCCTGGCGCAGACCTTCGCGTGGGGCGCCACGGTGGCGGTGTTCATCTCGCTGGTGGTCAACATCTCGTCCGACGCGGTGGCGCGCGGGCTCCTGGGCCCCGACCTGGCCGGGTTCTTCGGGGCCGTGTTCAGCGCTCCGCTGGTGGAGGAGATGGCGAAGGGGCTCGCCCTGCTGGCGCTGTTCCGCGAGCTGAAGGACGAGTTCGACGGGGTGGTGGACGGGGTGGTGTACGCCGCGATGGTGGGGCTGGGCTTCGCGATGATCGAGAACGTGGAGTACTACGGCGCGGCGGTGGAGGAGGGGGTGCAGAGCGGGGTGCTCACCTTCGCGGTGCGGGGGATGATGGGCCCATTCGCGCACCCGCTCTTCACCAGCATGTTCGGGATCGGGCTGGGGTACGCGCGCGAGGGGCACGGCCGGGGGAGCCAGGTGTGGGCGCCGCTGCTGGGCTTCGCGGCGGCGGTGGTGATGCACGCGGTGTGGAACCTGTCGGCCAGCTTCGACGACGGGGTGTTCTTCGGGCTGTACACGTTCGTGATGGTGCCCACGTTCGTGGGCGTGCTGGTGCTGATCGTGGTGTCGCTGCGCCGCGAGGGGCGGATCATCCGCGAGCACCTGGAGCACCTGGTGGACGACGGGCTGATCGCGCCCGAGGAGCTGGAGTGCCTGTGCCGGGTGCGGCGCCGGCTGCGGGCGAGCTACCTGGCGTGGCGCCTGGGCGGGGTGGCGCGGTGGCGCCGCCGGCGCGAGATGCACCGCGTGGCCAGCGAGCTGGCCTTCCACCGCTGGCGGGTGCGGCGCGGCCTCACCCTGGGCCCCGAGGCCGACGCCCGGCGCGAGGCGGAGTACCTGGCGCAGCTCAGGCAGCTCTGCGACTGA
- a CDS encoding PIG-L deacetylase family protein → MQTLLVGLAHPDDEVGAAGTILAQRAQGDRVVVVWLTRGQMTEAFGPLSAEEVSAIREEHGRLAGRILDCETRFLDFEDTGLQATPEAARRVAALVAEVRPDAVLTWGDAWARGMRHPDHQACGQIFRDAITLARLAKVVHPARPHREFAPVFTYRGAYSQLPAVAVDVEPYVERIHELARFYFERIGFGQADWVERRLREAARPYGLRYAEVFDAWETVPGTVASLLPAEAAYAEPVHPTRHDQPGHEERR, encoded by the coding sequence ATGCAGACGCTGCTGGTGGGCCTCGCCCACCCCGACGACGAGGTGGGCGCCGCGGGGACGATCCTGGCGCAGCGCGCGCAGGGCGACCGCGTGGTGGTGGTGTGGCTCACCCGGGGGCAGATGACCGAGGCGTTCGGCCCCCTCTCGGCCGAAGAGGTCTCCGCCATCCGCGAAGAGCACGGCCGGCTCGCCGGCCGCATCCTGGACTGCGAGACCCGCTTCCTCGACTTCGAGGACACCGGCCTCCAGGCCACCCCCGAGGCCGCCCGCCGCGTCGCCGCGCTCGTCGCCGAGGTCCGCCCCGACGCCGTGCTCACCTGGGGCGACGCCTGGGCCCGCGGGATGCGCCACCCCGACCACCAGGCGTGCGGCCAGATCTTCCGCGACGCCATCACGCTGGCGCGCCTGGCCAAGGTGGTGCACCCCGCGCGGCCGCACCGCGAGTTCGCCCCCGTCTTCACCTACCGCGGCGCCTACTCGCAGCTCCCGGCCGTGGCCGTCGACGTGGAGCCGTACGTGGAGCGCATCCACGAACTGGCGCGCTTCTACTTCGAGCGCATCGGCTTCGGGCAGGCCGACTGGGTGGAGCGCCGCCTGCGCGAGGCCGCCCGCCCCTACGGCCTGCGCTACGCCGAGGTGTTCGACGCCTGGGAGACGGTCCCCGGCACCGTGGCCTCGCTCCTCCCCGCCGAGGCCGCCTACGCCGAGCCCGTGCACCCCACCCGCCACGACCAGCCCGGGCACGAGGAGAGGCGCTGA
- a CDS encoding ATP-binding protein gives MNPLVGTGLHPALRAFPGVVLELAPDGVVLASNGSLERELERGLAGGRLDAALDGASRAKWAQLLERRPEPGEKPACWELVLEGKDALHPHMFYAIWSDDPAVERLWLVERPRDPRLDALYDELASVSSEQAATQRTLAKEKARLGRALDELERELGENARLSRTLQAQNEEMEAQNEELLAMTEELHAGQEQLLQLNHQLEKRTRELQLALSARNRFYASMSHELRTPINAVMGYNDLLLASVFGPLNEQQELAVERSQKAAEHLRELVDDILDISRLEAGKTALEVGPVDAARVVEDVFATLGPLAQATGASLHLKARGGCTVHTDRRRLRQVLTNLVSNAVKYGRGSPVWASCRGLDDGGLEVEVVDGGPGIAAEDLARIFDEFVQLGRDENGDAAGVEGTGLGLPIARRLARVLGGDIEASSAVGVGSTFRLTLPARPPAEAEPDDRG, from the coding sequence ATGAACCCTCTGGTCGGAACCGGGCTGCATCCGGCGCTCCGGGCGTTTCCCGGGGTGGTGCTGGAGCTCGCGCCCGACGGGGTGGTCCTGGCCTCCAACGGCTCCCTGGAGCGCGAGCTGGAGCGCGGGCTCGCGGGAGGGCGGCTGGACGCGGCGCTCGACGGGGCGAGCCGCGCCAAGTGGGCGCAGCTCCTGGAGCGGCGCCCCGAGCCCGGCGAGAAGCCGGCGTGCTGGGAGCTGGTGCTGGAGGGGAAGGACGCCCTCCATCCCCACATGTTCTACGCCATCTGGTCCGACGACCCGGCGGTGGAGCGGCTCTGGCTGGTGGAGCGCCCGCGCGACCCGCGCCTCGACGCGCTCTACGACGAGCTGGCCTCGGTGAGCTCCGAGCAGGCGGCCACCCAGCGGACGCTGGCCAAGGAGAAGGCCCGGCTGGGGCGCGCCCTCGACGAGCTGGAGCGCGAGCTGGGCGAGAACGCCAGGCTCTCGCGCACGCTGCAGGCCCAGAACGAGGAGATGGAGGCGCAGAACGAGGAGCTCCTCGCCATGACCGAGGAGCTGCACGCCGGCCAGGAGCAGCTCCTGCAGCTCAACCACCAGCTCGAGAAGCGCACCCGCGAGCTGCAGCTGGCGCTCTCGGCGCGCAACCGCTTCTACGCGTCGATGAGCCACGAGCTGCGCACCCCGATCAACGCGGTGATGGGGTACAACGACCTGCTGCTGGCCTCGGTGTTCGGGCCGCTCAACGAGCAGCAGGAGCTGGCGGTGGAGCGCTCGCAGAAGGCGGCCGAGCACCTGCGCGAGCTGGTCGACGACATCCTCGACATCTCGCGGCTGGAGGCGGGGAAGACGGCGCTGGAGGTGGGGCCGGTCGACGCGGCGCGGGTGGTGGAGGACGTCTTCGCCACGCTGGGGCCGCTGGCCCAGGCGACCGGCGCCAGTCTGCACCTGAAGGCCCGGGGCGGCTGCACGGTGCACACCGACCGCCGGCGGCTGCGGCAGGTGCTCACCAACCTGGTGTCGAACGCGGTCAAGTACGGCCGCGGCTCGCCGGTGTGGGCGAGCTGCCGGGGCCTGGACGACGGGGGGCTCGAGGTGGAGGTGGTGGACGGGGGCCCCGGGATCGCGGCCGAGGACCTGGCGCGGATCTTCGACGAGTTCGTGCAGCTCGGGCGCGACGAGAACGGCGACGCGGCGGGGGTGGAGGGGACGGGGCTGGGGCTGCCGATCGCCCGGCGCCTGGCCCGGGTGCTGGGCGGCGACATCGAGGCGAGCAGCGCGGTGGGGGTGGGGAGCACCTTCCGCCTGACGCTGCCGGCCCGCCCGCCCGCGGAGGCGGAACCAGACGACAGGGGCTGA
- a CDS encoding dipeptidase, translating to MKTPSAAAALVLAAALLAPALAAQADSAALLARARRLHQQAPMVDGHNDLPWEIRQKGFLDLARLDPDRPHPDLHTDVPRLKAGGVGGVFWAAYVPVETIGRQPGPARVALEQIDLIHRMAERSPDLEMAYTAADVERIHRAGRVAALIGIEGGHAIENSLGALRQFHALGVRYLTLTHTSTIDWADAATDSARHDGLTRFGEEVVREMNRLGMLVDLSHVSPATMTDALRVSEAPVIFSHSSVKALADHPRNVPDDVLRALKANGGIVMINFYSGFVEPRAAVQARGMYAVQARFRQQFPNDVEAQRRAFDEWRRQNPVPRGTVATLADHIDHVVKVAGVDHVGYGSDYDGVTSLPEGMDDVSRFPLLTAELLRRGYSEADVRKIIGGNILRVMRRAEEVAGRLQRERPPSAALIDVLDGGLVR from the coding sequence ATGAAAACCCCCTCCGCCGCCGCGGCGCTCGTGCTCGCGGCCGCCCTGCTCGCTCCGGCGCTCGCGGCGCAGGCCGACTCCGCGGCGCTCCTGGCGCGCGCGCGCCGGCTGCACCAGCAGGCGCCCATGGTCGACGGGCACAACGACCTGCCGTGGGAGATCCGGCAGAAGGGCTTCCTGGACCTGGCCCGGCTCGACCCCGACCGGCCGCACCCCGACCTGCACACCGACGTGCCGCGGCTGAAGGCGGGCGGGGTGGGCGGGGTGTTCTGGGCGGCCTACGTCCCCGTGGAGACGATCGGCCGGCAGCCGGGGCCCGCGCGGGTGGCGCTGGAGCAGATCGACCTGATCCACCGCATGGCCGAGCGCTCGCCCGACCTGGAGATGGCGTACACGGCCGCCGACGTGGAGCGCATCCACCGCGCCGGCCGCGTCGCCGCGCTGATCGGGATCGAGGGGGGGCACGCGATCGAGAACTCGCTGGGGGCGCTCCGGCAGTTCCACGCCCTGGGCGTGCGCTACCTGACGCTCACCCACACCAGCACCATCGACTGGGCCGACGCGGCCACCGACTCGGCCCGGCACGACGGCCTCACCCGCTTCGGCGAAGAGGTGGTGCGCGAGATGAACCGCTTGGGGATGCTGGTGGACCTCTCGCACGTCTCGCCGGCCACCATGACGGACGCGCTGCGCGTCTCCGAGGCGCCGGTGATCTTCTCGCACTCGTCCGTGAAGGCGCTGGCCGACCACCCGCGCAACGTCCCCGACGACGTGCTGCGCGCGCTCAAAGCCAACGGCGGGATCGTGATGATCAACTTCTACTCGGGGTTCGTGGAGCCCCGGGCCGCCGTGCAGGCGCGCGGGATGTACGCGGTGCAGGCGCGCTTCCGCCAGCAGTTCCCGAACGACGTGGAGGCGCAGCGCCGCGCCTTCGACGAGTGGCGGCGGCAGAACCCGGTGCCGCGGGGAACGGTGGCCACCCTGGCCGACCACATCGACCACGTGGTGAAGGTGGCCGGCGTCGACCACGTGGGGTACGGCTCGGACTACGACGGGGTGACCTCGCTCCCCGAGGGGATGGACGACGTCTCGCGCTTCCCCCTGCTCACCGCCGAGCTGCTGCGCCGCGGCTACTCCGAGGCCGACGTGCGCAAGATCATCGGCGGCAACATCCTGCGCGTGATGCGCCGGGCCGAGGAGGTGGCCGGGCGCCTCCAGCGCGAGCGCCCCCCCTCGGCCGCGCTCATCGACGTGCTGGACGGCGGCCTGGTGCGGTAG
- a CDS encoding NUDIX hydrolase — MGAEPEGADRPQPWTVVEEDDCGDFEMFRVRRLRARSPRDGSEHDFHVAEAPDGVTVIALTPDGRAVLVEQYRMGTRQATLETPSGIVDEGERPEEAAARELREETGYGGGAGPEVIGSFQINPSWQRGRVYVAVARGVERVGRKDQDAGEDTHVRLVPAADLARMAAEGEIGSAAVIAALALWRWREEGARG, encoded by the coding sequence ATGGGAGCGGAGCCGGAGGGCGCGGATCGGCCGCAGCCGTGGACGGTCGTCGAGGAGGACGACTGCGGTGATTTCGAGATGTTCCGCGTCCGCCGGCTCCGCGCGCGCTCGCCCCGCGACGGGTCGGAGCACGACTTCCACGTGGCCGAGGCGCCCGACGGCGTGACGGTGATCGCGCTCACGCCGGACGGGCGCGCCGTGCTGGTGGAGCAGTACCGGATGGGCACCCGCCAGGCCACGCTCGAGACCCCCAGCGGGATCGTCGACGAGGGGGAGCGCCCCGAGGAGGCCGCCGCGCGCGAGCTGCGCGAGGAGACCGGCTACGGCGGCGGCGCCGGGCCCGAGGTGATCGGCTCCTTCCAGATCAACCCGTCGTGGCAGCGCGGGCGCGTCTACGTGGCGGTGGCCCGCGGCGTGGAGCGCGTGGGCCGCAAGGACCAGGACGCCGGCGAGGACACGCACGTGCGCCTGGTGCCGGCCGCCGACCTGGCCCGGATGGCGGCGGAGGGGGAGATCGGCTCCGCCGCCGTGATCGCGGCGCTGGCGCTCTGGCGCTGGCGCGAGGAGGGCGCCCGGGGCTGA
- a CDS encoding CsbD family protein, translated as MADDATGKATHLGGKIKEGLGDLLGDRKLEREGRLEQMEGAAEQDAARAENARREAEVRKELARDAQLRNDLDRDL; from the coding sequence ATGGCGGACGACGCAACCGGCAAGGCCACCCACCTGGGCGGGAAGATCAAGGAGGGGCTGGGCGACCTGCTGGGCGACCGCAAGCTGGAGCGCGAGGGGCGCCTGGAGCAGATGGAGGGCGCCGCCGAGCAGGACGCCGCGCGGGCCGAGAACGCGCGCCGCGAGGCCGAGGTGCGCAAGGAGCTGGCCCGCGACGCCCAGCTCCGCAACGACCTCGACCGCGACCTCTGA
- a CDS encoding LysM peptidoglycan-binding domain-containing protein yields the protein MAEPQPAAVEEPAPEPDSIGESFEIAEAPPAPVSRGLLGTAEYDLPVVANQWVEMELSFLVNQRHDVIGRWLERADRYDEFVRDVFARYGIPRDLHHLAMVESGYQPAVRSRAGAVGMWQFMPGTGRGMGLRIDDLVDERMDPVRSTHAAARHLRELHRDFGGDWALAAAAYNAGGGRISRGMTRFGARDFWDLAERGDLAQETRHYVPRLYAVTIIAKDPGRFGYAALAGAARAFAFDSVRVDVVTPLAELARIGNLAAGELADLNPHLFRGIAPALYWVWVPAGQGPALQQAFRDSDFRRRGGYALYTLRRGEDLASIAAATGLAPDQIRDLNLSLNVDRLGRGDRIRLWADAARLLESRPVARVASRDDEDEGRERSSSRAGRSSESGESRESRSSGSRESSRAKSAEEGPSRREGERTASRDAGRERSGSSETRRRSSGEEESSRGRSSESGERRRSGDGEESASSRRGESSSRGRTHTVEQGETLWGIARRYELTVARVREANDLDEDEAIQPGQKLRIPRASPSPARVASRDGGSSASRRSEGERGRGEPSSRGRVAEHVVKSGETLWSIARAYDSSVEAIRDANGMDADSVLQPGQKLRVPRTSSDR from the coding sequence ATGGCCGAGCCCCAGCCGGCGGCGGTGGAGGAGCCGGCGCCGGAGCCCGACTCCATCGGCGAGAGCTTCGAGATTGCGGAAGCCCCGCCGGCGCCGGTGTCGCGCGGGCTGCTGGGGACGGCCGAGTACGACCTGCCCGTGGTGGCGAACCAGTGGGTGGAGATGGAGCTCTCCTTCCTGGTCAACCAGCGGCACGACGTGATCGGGCGCTGGCTGGAGCGCGCGGACCGCTACGACGAGTTCGTGCGCGACGTCTTCGCCCGCTACGGCATCCCCCGCGACCTGCACCACCTGGCGATGGTGGAGAGCGGCTACCAGCCCGCGGTGCGCAGCCGCGCCGGGGCGGTGGGGATGTGGCAGTTCATGCCCGGCACCGGCCGCGGGATGGGGCTCCGGATCGACGACCTGGTGGACGAGCGGATGGATCCCGTGCGCTCCACCCACGCGGCCGCGCGCCACCTGCGCGAGCTGCACCGCGACTTCGGGGGCGACTGGGCGCTGGCGGCGGCCGCCTACAACGCGGGCGGCGGCCGGATCAGCCGCGGGATGACGCGCTTCGGGGCGCGCGACTTCTGGGACCTGGCCGAGCGCGGCGACCTGGCGCAGGAGACGCGGCACTACGTCCCCCGCCTCTACGCCGTCACCATCATCGCCAAGGACCCGGGGCGCTTCGGCTACGCGGCGCTGGCGGGCGCGGCGCGGGCGTTCGCGTTCGACAGCGTGCGCGTGGACGTGGTCACGCCGCTGGCGGAGCTGGCCCGGATCGGCAACCTGGCGGCCGGCGAACTGGCCGACCTCAACCCGCACCTGTTCCGGGGGATCGCGCCCGCGCTGTACTGGGTGTGGGTGCCGGCGGGGCAGGGGCCCGCGCTCCAGCAGGCGTTCCGCGACTCGGACTTCCGCCGCCGCGGCGGATACGCGCTCTACACGCTGCGCCGCGGCGAGGACCTGGCGTCGATCGCCGCCGCCACGGGGCTCGCGCCGGACCAGATCCGCGACCTGAACCTGAGCCTGAACGTCGACCGGCTGGGCCGCGGCGACCGCATCCGCCTGTGGGCCGACGCCGCCCGCCTGCTCGAGTCCCGCCCCGTGGCCCGCGTCGCTTCCCGCGACGACGAGGACGAGGGGCGGGAGCGCTCTTCGTCCCGCGCGGGCCGCTCGTCGGAGTCCGGCGAGTCGCGCGAGAGCCGCTCGTCCGGGTCCCGCGAGTCGAGCCGGGCCAAGAGCGCGGAGGAAGGCCCCTCCCGCCGCGAGGGCGAGCGCACCGCCTCGCGAGACGCCGGCCGCGAGCGCTCGGGGTCGTCCGAGACGCGCCGCCGCTCGTCGGGCGAGGAGGAGTCGAGCCGCGGCCGCAGCTCGGAATCGGGCGAGCGCCGCCGTTCGGGGGATGGCGAGGAGTCTGCGTCGAGCCGCCGCGGGGAGTCGTCTTCGCGCGGGCGTACGCACACGGTGGAGCAGGGCGAGACGCTGTGGGGGATCGCGCGGCGCTACGAGTTGACGGTGGCGCGGGTGCGCGAGGCCAACGACCTGGACGAGGACGAGGCGATCCAGCCCGGGCAGAAGCTGCGCATCCCGCGCGCGTCGCCGTCGCCCGCGCGGGTGGCGAGCCGGGACGGGGGCTCCTCCGCGTCCCGCCGCTCCGAGGGCGAGCGCGGCCGCGGCGAGCCCTCCAGCCGCGGGCGCGTGGCCGAGCACGTGGTGAAGAGCGGCGAGACGCTGTGGAGCATCGCGCGGGCGTACGACTCCAGCGTCGAAGCCATCCGCGACGCCAACGGCATGGACGCCGACTCGGTGCTCCAGCCCGGCCAGAAGCTCCGCGTCCCGCGCACTTCGAGCGACCGGTAG